The sequence GATATTTTCACTGCCCGAGCGAATCGTACTGACGGCTTCACGCAGGCTGTCCTGCATGGCACTCAGCAGGGGAACCAGTTGTCCCACACAGTTGCGGCCGAACGGCGCAATGGGCTGGCTGAGATCGCCCTGGGCAATCTGGCGGAACTGCTGGCGGATACGCTCCAGCGGTTTTACCAGCATCGCCACCAGGTAACGGTCGGTAAAAAGCAGAATCAGCAGACCGATAATCGTGGCGACGATAATCACCGTGCGGGTCATACTGGTCAGGCCGTCCACCACCACGCGGGTACTGTCGAGCGTGTTCGCAGCGGCAGTGTTGAACGCCTCGGCAGCCGCACCGAACGCACGGCTCAACGGTGGCGTGACGTTGTTGGCCTGCTGGCGGTAGCCTTCCAGAGCCCCCTGCTTCGCCTGCGCCATTTGCGGCGTCACGCCCTGGTCGAGCAGCGCCTGCCAGGAGCCGATCACCCGGGATGCGATCGCCTCATCCATCGGGCCGGGTGACATCGCTTTCATCTCGGCCAGTTTCTTGCCCATGTTATCCAGCGCCTGTTGGGCGGAGGACAAATCGGGCGTGCCGCCAGCGGCTTTGACTTCCATTGCGCGGCTCAGGCGGGTCACGAAGCGGAAATACTGATCGTTGCCCTGGCTCAGTACCGTCATCTGTTTCACCAGATGGCGATCAACTTCATTGCCCTCTGAAACGCGTGACAAAGACCAGGTGCTGTACAGCCCAACGCCCGCCCACATTAAACAAAAGATCCCGAGAATCGTCAGCATGACGAAGCGGATCGTGAAATTACGTAGCATATTCATAAGATTTCCTTGCCGTGAGGGTGAATTCGCCCAGAGGCGAGTACTTCTCTCTTTATCGGCAGGCAGCGCGGAAATTATAACCTTTTGTGATTATTTTTAATTAGCGCGGCTTCACAGGTCGCACAGCCATGGTTAATTATTACCTTTCAATATGAAGGGGTTAAACCCTGTCATCGCTTCTGTGAACAATTTATGATTTGATAAACGCAGAATAAAAACGCTGTTTCGAAAATTCATTAAATAAGAAAGGAGACATCATGTCCTGGCACCCTTCCCCTGACCGCTACGAGAACATGCAGTACCGCTATTGTGGAAAGAGCGGCCTGCGTCTGCCCGCGCTGTCGCTGGGTTTATGGCATAGCTTCGGCCACGTCCAGCCTCTCGATGCCCAGCGCGCACTGCTACGTAAAGCCTTCGATCTCGGCATTACCCATTTCGATCTTGCAAACAACTACGGCCCACCGGCAGGGAGCGCAGAGGAGAACTTTGGCCGCCTGCTGCGAGAGGACTTTGCCGCGTACCGCGACGAGCTCATCATCTCCACTAAAGCTGGTTACGACATGTGGCCGGGGCCGTACGGTTCAGGCGGTTCACGCAAATACCTGCTCGCCAGCCTCGATCAAAGCCTGAAACGCATGGGGGTCGAGTACGTTGATATTTTCTACTCCCACCGCGTGGATGAAAATACGCCGATGGAAGAGACGGCCTCAGCGCTAGCCCACGCCGTGCAGAGCGGCAAAGCGCTGTACGTCGGGATCTCGTCCTACTCAACGGAGCGCACTCAAAAAATGGCCGGGTTACTGCGCGAGTGGAAGATCCCGCTGCTCATCCACCAGCCGTCCTATAACCTGCTTAACCGCTGGGTCGATAAGACCGGATTGCTGGATGCGCTGGAAGCAAACGGTACGGGGTGCATCGCCTTTACCCCGCTGGCGCAGGGTCTGCTGACCGGGAAATACCTGAACGGCATTCCGGAAGGTTCTCGCATGCAGCGAGAAGGGCATAAGGTGCGCGGGCTGACAGAGAAGATGCTGACCGACGCCAACCTGAGCAGTCTTCGTCTGCTCAATGAGATGGCACAGGCGCGTGGCCAGACCATGGCGCAAATGGCGTTGAGCTGGTTACTGAAAGATGCGCGCGTAACGTCAGTGCTGATTGGTGCCAGCCGTCCGGAACAGCTTGAGGAGAACGTCCGGGCGCTGGATAACCTGCGCTTTACAGAGGACGAACTCACGCGGATTGACCAGCATGTTGCGGATGGGGAGTTGAATCTGTGGCAGGCGTCGTCGGATAAATAGTGCAGATTGATGCCCTCTCCCCTCTGGGGAGAGGGATATGCACTTTACTTCTTACTGATCTTATCCAGATACCCCATCACAAACGCCGACAGCACAAACGTCAGGTGGATAATCACGTACCACATCAGTTTATTATCCGGGACATTCTTCGCGTCCATAAACACGCGCAACAGGTGGATAGAGGAGATCGCCACAATCGACGCTGCCACTTTATTCTTCAGCGACGAGGCATCCATTTTGCCCAGCCAGTTGAGCTTCTCCTTGCGCTCGTCGATATCAAGCTGGGAGACAAAATTCTCGTAGCCGGAAAACATCACCATCACCAGCAATCCCCCCACCAGGGTCATATCCACCAGCGACAGCAGAACCAGAATCAGGTCCGCTTCAGCAATGGAAAAAATGTTCGGCAGAACATGCAGGATTTCCTGAAAAAACTTAATCGTCAGCGCGATAAGTGCCAGCGAAAGGCCAAAATAGACGGGAGCCAGTATCCAGCGGGAGGCGTACATGGCATTTTCAAAGAAGCGTTCCATAAAGTCCTGTTTGCAAAAGAAACCAGCGCCCAGTATATCTCAACGGCACTGGCTATTTGCAAGAACTCAACTGTTCATGACTTAGACGTTGTCCGGATTAACCTCCGGACGCGCATACTCCGGCCAGACCAGCACCACAAGTTCGGGGTAGGCTTCCAGACTGAACTCACGAAAACACTGGCGAAGGTTTAATACGTCCAGGTCTGAATACGAGACCTTCTCTCCGTTAAGACAGCGCTTTTTGATATTGTCGTAATATTTATAAACCGCTGAATTCAGGTCGCTGCAACGACGCTGCGCCTCAAACAGACCGGGCGTGTCATTAATTTCGGACATTTTCATACGCTTAATTGTCGCGTGTAAAAAGTCGATATATTCGTGATTTACCCGCCAGTACCAGACAGGCGTAACAGAGTTCATCAAAACAGAGAAATGGTCTTCACCTTCCTCTTTTGTCATCAGTTCAGGCTGTGGAGGTTCACTGGTGTCTTTCGACACTTTCGTTTTATTGAACTCCTGCATCAATAAAAGCACACCAGCGGTCAGTAATAGTAATGTGATGACCGTAAAAAAGATGCTGTTCATGGGTTGGCTCCATTTTTTTTGATTTTAAAATTGCCTCATGATATTGTCAACGAATCTCACGCCTTTACCAACCCCACCCTGTTGAAAATAAAGGAAATTAAAAAATGCTGCCCGACTATCTCGTCCCGGCTAAGTACCACATTACGCCTGTGGAACAGCAACCGACGGAAGAAGAAAAAAAGGCCAGTTTCACTCAGGGGAAAAGAAAGCTCTCCGATTTCGAGCCTGATATATTAATTGGTGTTTCCCGCACTGGCAAATCCCGTAATATGTTGCTGGAGGAGCACGATCGCCATATAAAAGACCGCTTATTTCGCGCTATAAAAATTGAGGCCTTCGTCCACCTGCTGAATGACCTCCAGGCTGAAGGCGAAATAGATGCCCAGAAACTAAGTCAAATAATGGCTGAAAAAACAAAAGAAATAAATGAAGCGGGCAATGAAATTTGGCTTAATCTAATTACGCGTGAAAAAAACAACCCTATTTTTTATACCCTTGGGGAAGATTAACGTGAAAGAAGTTAAAGACAACGACGTTTATTTGACTTTAGATGATAAAAAAAGTGATGAATTTATCTTAAAGCAAAATCTCGACGCCCTGAGAAACACAAAAAATATCGAGATGACGCGTATTACGCAAGACCTGGTATCGATTCCGGCGACGCTGGTGCGGCTGAAATGGCAGAATCGCCGCGAGATTTACCCGCTACAGGTCAAAGAAGAGATTTACGGTGCGGTGATAAATAGCCTCATCGAGCAGCAACCCGAGCTGAAAGAGAAGCTGCTGGGCCGGCTCGAGGCCAACTATCAGTATCTGCTTGCCAGAGAAGTCGCCACCCTGCGCCTGACGCGCAAGCTGTCAGCCGGTGAGTACCGTACCTCAAACGTCACCTGCGTTGCGCTCGACGAAGACACGCTGGCAACCTCCTCTGCCGCGCAGACGGATAATAAAAACGCATAAACCGACAGACATAAAAAAAGCCGGCTTTCGCCAGCTTCTTTACTATTTTTTGGCCGCTTTCTCTTCGCCGACCAGTCCAATCTTCAGATAACCCGCCTGATGCAGCGTGTCCATCACCTTCATCATGGTTTCGTAGTCGACGGTTTTGTCCGCACGGAAGAAGACGGTGGTGTCTTTCTTGCCGCCGGTTAGCTGATCCAGCGCCGGAATAACCGAAGCATCCGTTACCGGTTCGTTACCCAGGAACATCGATTTATCCGCTTTCACCGAAAGATAGATGGGCTTTTCCGGACGCGGCTGCGGCTGGCTGGACGAGGCCGGCAGATTCACCTTCACGTCCACCGTCGCCAGCGGCGCAGCGACCATAAAGATAATCAGCAGAACCAGCATGACGTCGATAAACGGCGTCACGTTGATCTCATGCATTTCACCGTTATCGTCCAGATTTTCGTTTAGACGCATCGCCATAATATCAACCTACGCGCAGTTTAGACGCCGCATGCACCGGTTTCACGGCGCTGGCATTCAGGTCGAGATCGCGGCTTTGCAGCAGCAGAACCTGAGCGGCAACGTCACCGAGCGTGGCTTTGTAGCTGCCAATCATACGCGCGAAAATGTTATAGATAACGACTGCCGGAATCGCCGCGACCAGACCAATCGCCGTCGCCAGCAGCGCTTCTGCGATACCGGGCGCAACAACCGCCAGGTTGGTGGTTTGAGTCTGAGCGATACCGATAAAGCTGTTCATGATGCCCCAGACCGTACCGAAAAGACCGACGAACGGCGAAATTGCGCCAATGGTAGCCAGATAACCATTACCACGTCCCATGTGTCGGCCAACGGCCGCAACGCGACGCTCCAGACGGAAACCGGTACGCTCTTTAATGCCTTCGTTATCTTCACTGCCAGCGGAGAGTTCCAGCTCGTTCTGCGCTTCGTTCACTAACAGGGTGGTCAGGCTTTTTGCGTGGAAGGATGAGGTTATATCAGACGCCTGATCCAGAGAGCGGGCTTCTGCCAACTGCTGCTGTTCCCGCTTGAGGCGACGCTTCTGCGAAAGCAGCTCGGCGCTTTTGCTGAAGAAGATAGCCCAGGTGACAACGGACGCCAGAATCAGGCCGATCATCACAATCTTAACCACGATGTCAGCATGTTGATACATGCCCCAAACGGAGAGATCCGTCTGCATCAAATTATTACCCACTCTGTATCTCCAGGACGCAAATCACAAAATCTGAACGTAATAATATCAAAACGTCGTCGAATTGATAGTAGTTCTCATTAGTATTTGCATGGTGCCGTAATTTTCGCTCACTTTCCTTGCGCTTACGCAGTAAAAATTTCTTATGCGGTTTTTTGCTAATATTTTCTGCTTATTCGATAAGCATGCGGGTGAAGTTTTTCACAATCGTGGTAGTCTGGACGTCCAGACGTATAAAAACAGGGTTAGCGAACATGACTAAGAAGCATCTTGATACCACGCTGGTACAGGCCGGACGCAGCAAAAAATATACGCAGGGTTCGGTTAACAGCGTGATTCAACGCGCCTCCTCCCTGGTGTTTGACACCGTTGAGGAGAAAAAAATCGCCACGCGTAACCGCGCAAAAGGCGGGCTGTTTTATGGCCGTCGCGGCACGCTAACCCATTTTTCTCTGCAGGAAGCGATGTGCGAGCTGGAAGGCGGTGCGGGCTGCGCGCTGTTCCCGTGCGGTGCGGCTGCGGTCGCCAATACCATTCTGGCGTTTGTGGAACAGGGCGACCATATCCTGATGACCAACACCGCCTATGAACCCAGCCAGGACTTCTGCACCAAAATACTCAGTAAACTCGGCGTCACTACCGGGTGGTTCGATCCGCTGATTGGCGCAGGCATTGCCGAACTTATTCAGCCAAACACGCGCATCGTGTTCCTGGAGTCTCCCGGTTCAATCACCATGGAAGTGCACGACGTACCGGCTATCGTGAAGGCCGTGCGCAGCAAAGCGCCGGAGGCGATCATCATGATCGACAACACCTGGGCGGCGGGCGTGTTGTTTAAAGCGCTGGAATTCGACATTGATATCTCGATTCAGGCGGCGACGAAATACCTGATTGGCCATTCAGACGGGATGATTGGCACAGCAGTATCTAACGCGCGCTGCTGGGATCAGCTGCGTGAAAATGCCTACCTGATGGGCCAGATGGTCGATGCAGATACAGCCTACATGACCAGCCGCGGTATCCGCACGCTGGGGGTTCGCCTGCGTCAACACCATGAAAGCAGCCTGAAAGTGGCAGAGTGGCTGGCTCAGCATCCACAGGTTGAGCGCGTTAATCATCCTGCGCTTGCGGGCAGTAAAGGCCATGAATTCTGGCAACGTGACTTTACGGGCAGCAGCGGGTTGTTCTCGTTTGTGCTTAAAAAACGGCTAGATAATGACGAACTGGCAAACTATCTGGATCACTTTACCCTCTTCAGCATGGCCTACTCCTGGGGCGGTTTTGAGTCCCTGATCCTGCCTAATCAGCCGGAGCAAATCGCGGCTCTGCGCCCTGGCGGCGAAGTGGACTTCAGCGGCACCCTGATTCGCCTGCACATCGGTTTAGAAAATGTGGACGATTTAATTGCGGATTTATCAGCAGGGTTTGAACGTATCGTGTAGAGTGCTCGCTGAAAATGTACTCCCCGGACGCTTTTCTTAACACTGCAAGCAGAAAAGTCTGCATGAGTTGCGCCTGCGATCAATCCCGGCAGGTATAATTGGGAGTACAATAGCGTTATCTCTGCTGTTCCACAGGAAAGTCCATGGCTGTTATTCAAGATATTATCGCGGCGCTCTGGCAACATGATTTTGCCGCACTGGCGGATCCGCACGTTATAGGCGTCGTCTATTTCGTGATGTTCGCAACGCTGTTTCTGGAAAATGGATTACTGCCAGCCTCGTTTTTACCCGGTGACAGTTTGCTTTTGCTTGCCGGGGCATTGATCGGTAAAGGCGTTATGGACTTTACGCCAACGATGGTTATCCTCACCTCTGCCGCGAGCCTGGGCTGCTGGCTGAGCTATCTGCAGGGCCGCTGGCTGGGGAATACGCGCGTCGTAAAAGGCTGGCTGGCGCAGTTACCGCATAAATATCATCAGCGGGCGACCTGTATGTTTGACCGACACGGCCTGCTGGCGCTGCTGGCCGGACGTTTTCTGGCTTTTATTCGCACCCTGCTGCCCACCATGGCGGGTATTTCCGGCCTGTCGAACCGCCGTTTTCAGTTCTTCAACTGGCTGAGCGGCCTGCTGTGGGTGGGGGTCGTGACCACGTTAGGCTACGCGCTGAATATGATCCCCTTTGTGAAACACCATGAAGATCAGGTGATGACATTCCTGATGGTGCTGCCGATTTTCCTGCTGGTAGCCGGGCTGGTGGGAACCATTGCGGTGGTGATTAAGAAAAAGTACTGCAGCGCATAAACAAAAGCCGGGTGGCGGCTACGCCTTACCCGGCCTACGTTTCTCGTCAGGCGCCCTGCATCGTTCGTATACGCGACGCATCTTCTCCCGGCGTGACGCCGAAATAGCGCTTAAACTCCCGACTAAACTGCGACGCACTCTCATAGCCCACCCGCATTGCCGCCGCGCTGGCCTTCATGCCGTCGTGGATCATCAGCATCCGCGCCTTATGCAGCCGGTAGGTCTTGAGGTATTGCAGCGGCGAGGTGCTGGTCACCGATTTAAAGTTATGGTGAAACGCCGAGACACTCATGTTCGCTTCCGCGGCGAGCTGATCGACGCTGAGGTTTTCCGTGTACTGGCTCTCAATACGCTTGAGCACGCGGCTTATCAGACTGAAGTGGGTCTGTCGGCTCACCAGCGCCAGCAGCGCTCCCCCGCCGGGGCCCAGCAGTACATGATAGAGAATTTCGCGAATGATCTGCTTGCCCAGGATACGCGCGTCCAGCGGCCGCTCCATGACGTCCAGCAGACGCTCGATGGCGCACAGGATCTCTTCAGACAGCGTGGCCGAGTTAATCCCGCTTGAAGCCATCGACGGCTGGAAGAGTTCATCTTCGCCTATCTCCATCAGCAGTTCCTGCAACTGAAGGATATCGACATTAACGCGAATACCCGCCAGCGGGACCTCCTCTGTCGCGAAAGTTTCACATTCAAAGGGTAAAGGTACTGTCAGAAGCAGATATTCATTGGTGTCGTAGCGGAACACGCGGTCATTGATATAACCAATTTTATGGCCCGAAAAGAGAAAAACGATGCCCGGCTGGTACATCACTGGCGTGCGCGTCCCGGGCTGCGTGCCATAGAGCAGACGAATATCAGGCAACGGATCGCTGACACTATTTTTATTATCTATCAGTCTCTTAATCTGCGCGGTAAGCTGAAGGCAGATCGCTTCACGGTTCATTTTTCGTTACTCCGGGTACGTTTTCCGACTTTCACAGTTTGCGCACTTTCCCGAGGTTTCTCCAGCGCTCTGTAGAAATGGGCAAGACATTGGCAGGAATGTGCATTGAGAGCCTGGTCCCGGAGCGCCACAATGTGCAGCATCAGGCAGGCATCAGTGCCGCCACGGTTTTTCACCCACTAAAGGGAACGAGCAATGAACAATTTTAATCTCCATACCCCAACCCGCATTCTGTTTGGCAAAGACGCAATCGCTGACCTGCGTGCGCAGATCCCCGCTGATGCGCGTGTCCTGATCACCTACGGTGGCGGCAGCGTGAAAAAAACCGGCGTGCTGGATCAGGTTTACAGCGCCCTGGACGGTCTGGACGTGCGTGAGTTCGGCGGCATCGAGCCAAACCCGTCTTACGAAACGCTGATGAATGCGGTAAAAATCGCCCGTGAAGAAAACATTACTTTCCTGCTGGCGGTCGGTGGCGGTTCCGTTCTGGATGGCACGAAGTTCATCGCGGCGGCAGCGCACTACGCTGACGGCGTTGACCCGTGGCACATCCTGGAAACCCGCGGCAGCGACATTAAAAGCGCAATCCCGATGGGCTCCGTGCTGACCCTGCCAGCCACCGGTTCCGAATCCAACAAAGGCGCAGTGATCTCCCGTAAAACCACCGGTGACAAACAGGCCTTTATGAACGAGCACGTGCAGCCTGTCTTCGCTATCCTCGACCCGGTTTACACCTATACCCTGCCTGCACGTCAGGTAGCGAACGGTGTGGTTGATGCCTTTGTTCACACCGTTGAGCAGTACGTGACCTACCCGGTGAATGCCAAAATTCAGGATCGTTTCGCGGAAGGCATTCTGCTGACGCTGGTTGAAGAAGGTCCGAAAGCGCTGAAAGAGCCGGAAAATTATGACGTTCGTGCCAACGTCATGTGGGCGGCAACGCAGGCGCTGAACGGTCTGATCGGCGCAGGCGTGCCGCTGGACTGGGCGACCCACATGCTGGGTCACGAACTGACGGCGATGCACGGTCTCGATCACGCTCAGACGCTGGCGGTGGTTCTGCCTGCGCTGTGGAACGAAAAACGGGATACCAAACGCGCCAAACTGCTGCAGTACGCAGAGCGCGTGTGGAACATCACCGAGGGTTCTGACGATGCGCGTATTGACGCGGCCATCGAAGCGACACGCAACTTCTTCGAAAGCCTGGGCGTACCAACGCGCCTGTCTGGCTACGGCCTGGATGGCAGTTCTATCCCTGCTCTGCTGGAGAAACTCGACGCGCACGGCATGACCCAACTGGGCGAGCACGGTGACATCACGCTGGACGTCAGCCGCCGTATCTACGAAGCGGCACGCTAAGCGTTTTTGTCCTCCCGACTTTCGTTTTTTGACATTTCGTCCAGACTTAATGCACACCCCATCGCCGGAGCCCCCCTCCGGCGATGCGCACCTGAAGGAGGAAAAATGGCAAACCAAACCGTAATCAAGCTGCAGGATGGCAACGTGATGCCCCAGTTGGGGCTAGGTGTATGGAAAGCCGGTAACGACGAGGTCGTCTCCGCCATTCATAAAGCCCTGGAAGTCGGCTATCGGTCAATTGATACCGCCGCCGCCTACAAAAACGAGGACGGCGTAGGCACTGCACTGGCCAGCGCCGGCGTCCCCCGCGATGAATTATTCATTACCACGAAACTGTGGAATGACGATCAAAAACGCCCTCGCGAAGCCCTGCAGGAGAGTCTGGAGAAACTTCAGCTCGATTTCGTCGATCTGTATCTGATGCACTGGCCGGTTCCCGCCATCGACCATTATGTTGATGCCTGGAAAGGGATGATTGAACTGCAAAAAGAGGGGCTGGTGAAAAGCATCGGCGTCTGTAACTTCCAGGTTCATCACCTGCAGCGCCTGATTGATGAGACAGGCATCGCACCGGTGATTAACCAGATCGAGCTGCACCCGCTGATGCAGCAGCGCCAGCTTCACGCCTGGAATGCGACCCACAAGATCCAGACTGAATCCTGGAGCCCCCTGGCGCAGGGTGGCGAGGGGGTCTTCGATCAGAAAATCATCCGCGACCTGGCGGATAAATACGGCAAAACGCCCGCACAGATCGTCATTCGCTGGCATCTGGACAACGGCCTGGTCGTTATTCCGAAATCAGTCACGCCATCACGTATTGCCGAGAACTTCGACGTCTGGGATTTCCGCCTGGACAAAGATGAGCTGGGTGAGATTGCGAAGCTGGAGAAGGGCAAACGCTTAGGGCCGGACCCGGATCAGTTTGGCGGTTAAAAAAAGCCGGGTGGCGGCTTCGCCTTACCCGGCCTACGTGTCTACATAAAAAACCCCGGCAAGCCGGGGTTTTTTATTTACGCTTTGCGCTTCACGGGCTTCTTCGCATTCGAATTACCGTTCGAACGCTGATGCACAATCGGCGTGTGCTTGGTCAGCGCCGGGCGCGTATTGCGGTTCTGGCGACGCGCTTCGCGCATCTCATCCAGCGTCGGGGCCGGTACCAGGCAGTCGCGGCGTGAACCGATCAGGTGTTTTTTACCCATCTCTTCCAGCGCCTGGCGGATCAGCGGCCAGTTTTTCGGGTCATGATAACGCAGCAGCGCTTTATGCAGACGACGCTGTTTATCCCCTTTTGGCACCACCACCTCTTCACTCTTGTAGCCAATCTTACTCAGCGGGTTCTTGCCGGTGTAATACATGGTCGTCGAGTTGGCGAGCGGTGACGGGTAGAAGTTCTGCACCTGATCCAGACGGAAGCGACGCTGCTTCAGCCACAGTGCCAGGTTCACCATATCCTCATCACGCGTGCCGGGGTGCGCGGAGATAAAGTACGGGATCAGGTACTGCTCTTTGCCCGCCTGCTTTGAATACGTGTCGAACAGCTCTTTAAAGCGGTCATAGCTGCCCATACCCGGCTTCATCATCTTCGACAGCGGACCTTCTTCGGTGTGCTCCGGCGCAATCTTCAGGTAGCCGCCCACATGGTGGGTCGCCAGCTCTTTGATGTAGCGCGGATCTTCCACGGCGATGTCGTAACGCACCCCGGAGGCAATCAGGATCTTCTTGATGCCCTTCAGGTCGCGCGCGCGACGATAGAGATTGATCGTCGGCTCGTGGTTGGTATCCATATGCTCGCAGATGCTCGGATAGACGCAGGAGAGACGACGGCAGGTTTGCTCCGCGCGCGGCGACTTACAGCGCAGCATATACATGTTCGCGGTTGGACCGCCAAGGTCGGAGATCACACCGGTAAAGCCTGGCACCGTGTCGCGAATCGCTTCGATCTCATTGATGATCGAATCTTCAGAGCGGCTCTGAATAATACGGCCTTCGTGCTCGGTAATAGAGCAGAATGAACACCCGCCGAAGCAGCCGCGCATGATGTTGATCGAGAAACGGATCATCTCATATGCCGGGATGCGGGCGTTGCCGTACGCCGGATGCGGTACGCGCTTGTACGGCAGCGCAAAGACACTGTCCATCTCTTCGGTGGAGAGGGGGATCGCTGGCGGGTTGATCCAGATAAAGCGCTCGCCGTGCTTCTGCATTAACGCGCGGGCACAGCCCGGGTTGGTTTCGTGGTGCAAAATACGGGACGCATGGGCGTAGAGAACTTTGTCAGCCTTGACCTTCTCGTAAGACGGCAGCAGCACGTAGGTTTTTTCCCACGGTTTCGGGCGCGGCGGCTGCACGACAATCGCCTTTGCTTCCGCTTTCTTTGGCTCAACCGGTTTATTATCCGCACACGGCAAATCTTCGCCGTACGGGTGTGGGATAGGATCGATTTTGCCCGGCATATCAATGATGCGGGAATCCACCCCGCTCCAGCCCGGCAGCGCCTCTTTCACCATGATGGCCGTATTGCGCACGTCGCGGATGCTGCTCACCGGTTCACCCTGCGAGAGACGATGCGCCACTTCCACCAGCGGACGTTCACCGTTGCCGTAGATCAGCATATCGGCTTTGGAATCC comes from Enterobacter kobei and encodes:
- the dkgA gene encoding 2,5-didehydrogluconate reductase DkgA; the protein is MANQTVIKLQDGNVMPQLGLGVWKAGNDEVVSAIHKALEVGYRSIDTAAAYKNEDGVGTALASAGVPRDELFITTKLWNDDQKRPREALQESLEKLQLDFVDLYLMHWPVPAIDHYVDAWKGMIELQKEGLVKSIGVCNFQVHHLQRLIDETGIAPVINQIELHPLMQQRQLHAWNATHKIQTESWSPLAQGGEGVFDQKIIRDLADKYGKTPAQIVIRWHLDNGLVVIPKSVTPSRIAENFDVWDFRLDKDELGEIAKLEKGKRLGPDPDQFGG
- a CDS encoding YgiQ family radical SAM protein; translated protein: MSAISLIQPDRDLFSWPQYWAACFGPAPFLPMSREEMDQLGWDSCDIILVTGDAYVDHPSFGMAICGRMLEAQGFRVGIISQPDWNSKDDFMRLGKPNLFFGVTAGNMDSMINRYTADRKLRHDDAYTPDNVAGKRPDRATLVYTQRCKEAWKDVPVILGGIEASLRRTAHYDYWSDTVRRSVLVDSKADMLIYGNGERPLVEVAHRLSQGEPVSSIRDVRNTAIMVKEALPGWSGVDSRIIDMPGKIDPIPHPYGEDLPCADNKPVEPKKAEAKAIVVQPPRPKPWEKTYVLLPSYEKVKADKVLYAHASRILHHETNPGCARALMQKHGERFIWINPPAIPLSTEEMDSVFALPYKRVPHPAYGNARIPAYEMIRFSINIMRGCFGGCSFCSITEHEGRIIQSRSEDSIINEIEAIRDTVPGFTGVISDLGGPTANMYMLRCKSPRAEQTCRRLSCVYPSICEHMDTNHEPTINLYRRARDLKGIKKILIASGVRYDIAVEDPRYIKELATHHVGGYLKIAPEHTEEGPLSKMMKPGMGSYDRFKELFDTYSKQAGKEQYLIPYFISAHPGTRDEDMVNLALWLKQRRFRLDQVQNFYPSPLANSTTMYYTGKNPLSKIGYKSEEVVVPKGDKQRRLHKALLRYHDPKNWPLIRQALEEMGKKHLIGSRRDCLVPAPTLDEMREARRQNRNTRPALTKHTPIVHQRSNGNSNAKKPVKRKA